The window ACGGCACTATCGCCCCTCGACTGGTTAGCGGTGCGAGCGCTTCGTCAACAAACACTTTACGTCCGCTTGCCGGAACTACCGGGAGGCAGTGGCTCGTGTTCCTAACCTACGAGCGTGCGACGCGCGCTTATTATGGCGGCTGCTTCTCTTTTATTTTCCGGCTGCGGAGGCGGTGGTGGTGCAGGCGCGGGAAGCGTGCTACCAGCCGCTGGTCCGCTTGCTACAACAGCACCGAGCACAACAAGCGTAACGCTCAACATTCCCGCCGATCCGAACGGTGGAATGATTGCCGGCATCTCCGATGCGCTCATCGTCGGCGGCATAAACTCGAACGTCGCGCCCGTGTCGATTACAGTCGGATTGAATTCGACGGCGACGACCGCGAGCGTTGGACATCATCGCGGTCCTTCGACTACGCGCTCTTCGAGCGCTACGCTCAGGATGACACAAGTGGCGGCAACGACACAAGTGTGGCAAGATGGGCCGAGCAATTCGGATATGCTGCGTGCGGTGCTTGCGACGCTGCAACGCAGCGAGACGTCGGCAACCAGCGGCGCGCGCCGCAGCGTGCAGAGCCTACCGACGGCCGTCGGCTCGCAAACGCAGATCTGGGTGCAGAACTTTGTGCCCGGCGTGGCTGGAACGACGTTCGAACAAGTCCCCGCAACGCTCGCGATTCAGACCGCGCACGCCAGCGTCTGGGTTCAGAACTCGCTCGATCTGCTAACGAATACGTCCGCGCTCAGCACGATCGCCTCGAACATCGAGAACGCGATGGCGAGCGACAACGCCCACTTCGGCACGTCGACCTGGGACGGCAGTGCCGCGTCGCTCAGCAAACAATACGGAACCTGCGACGCAAACGGCAATCGCAATGGCGGAAGCTCGCCCGAGTTCATCGTCCCGACCGATCCACACGTCAACTTCGTGTATGTCGATCCCAGCGAGATCAGCGTCGGCGGCTACATGGACGCCGACAGCCTGCTGCCCGAAGATGTCATCCGCTGCACGCAAGCCAACAACGGCACATATCATTCGAATGAATCGCCGACGATCGTTCTCGCATACTATGGCGACTCGCGTGGTATGAACTACGTGCTCGATGAAGATTCGATCGTTCACCCCGCGCACGAGTACCAGCATCTCATCAACATCGTTCACCACGCGATCTTGCAGTCGACGCCCGCGTATGAGGATGCGCTCCTCAACGAAGGTCTTTCGATGATGGCGCAAGATTTCGCGATCGCCGCGGCCACCAGCGGCGTCGAGCCGCTCGACGGCGAGAACCTGTATCGCTCGTCCGCCTATCTTGCCGCGACGCAGAACTACAGCGTCGCGGGATTCGCCGGCTTGCAATCCCCGGGCAATACGCTTTTCAACTGTTCGATCTGTTACGGCCCTGCATGGCTTTTTGAGCGTTATCTCTACGATCGATTCGGCGGCGATGCATACGTGCACGCGATGGAGGCCGGGTCGTCGACGAGCTGGGGCGAGCTTGGTTCCGTGACCGGAGCGAATCCGCAGCAACTGCTTCACGATTTTGCGCTCGCGGTCGGTTCGAGCAATACGCCGGCGGCCGTCGCCCCGTATCAATTCGCCAGCCTCAACCTACACGCGACGTACACCGATCAGCTCGGCAACGTCTACGCGCTCACCGGCCCCGCACCGCTCGCGTCGCTTACGTCAGGATCGTCGCAAAGCTACAACGTGTTGCTCGGCGCATATGTGTATTTTGCCTTACCGGGAAGTGCGAGCAGCGCAAGCGCATCCTTGAACGAGGCAGCCAGCAGCTTCGATCTCAACGGAGCAGTAATAGCCTACTAGACCCCCGAAATTGCGGTAACGTGAGCTACACCCCGCACACGCCTTCGGATATACGAGCGATGCTCGAGGCGGTCGGCGCAAAAGATCTCGCGGAGCTGGTAAAAGTCCCCGACGACGTCGCGCTTCGCGCGAAACTCGAGCTCTCGCCGGCGCTTTCCGAGAGCGAGATTGCATGCAAATTCACGGCGCTTGCAGCACGCAACGACGCGCCGAACTATGCGAGCTTCCTCGGAGCCGGCGTCTACCGTCATTATGTGCCGCCCGTCATCGGGGCGCTCGCGATGCGCGGCGAGTTTCTGACCGCGTATACGCCGTACCAAGCCGAAGTCTCGCAAGGCTACTTGCAAGCCATCTACGAGTGGCAGACCTATATCTGTCTGCTGACCGGAATGGATCTGGCGAACGCATCGGTCTACGACGGCGCTACCGCGCTTGCGGAAGGCGCGATCATGGCCGTCAATGCAACGGGCCGGCAAGCGTTGCTCGTTTCCAAAGCCGTTCACCCGAATTATCGTGCCGTGCTGGGGACGTATTGCGATGGCCTTGAAGTCGAAATCGACGAGCTCGAGTATCTTCCGAGCGGAACGACCGATTTCACGAATCTGAACGACAAGCTAGCCGGCGGCAAATATGCCGCCGTTATCGTGCAGTCGCCCAACTTCTTCGGCGCGATCGATACGTTCCCGAAGAATACTGCGGATGCGGTCAAGATCGGCGTCGTCGCGGAACCGCTTTCGCTCGCCGTCCTCTCTACGCCGCGCGACTGGGGCGCCGACATCTGCGTGGGCGAAGCGCAATCATTCGGCATCGCCGCGGCGTACGGCGGACCGCACGTCGGCTTCATCGCGTGTACAAAAGAACACATGCGGCGCATCCCCGGACGGCTCGTCGGCCGCACGGTCGACAACGCGGGCCGCAACGCGTACGTGCTGACGCTGCAGGCGCGCGAACAGCACATCCGGCGCGAGCGTGCCACCTCGAACATTTGCACGAATCAAGCCCACTGCGCGCTGATTGCAACGATCTATCTCGCCGCAATGGGCGCGACCGGTTTGCGAGACTGCGCACTCGAGAATCTTCGGCTTGCGCAGGCGACGCGCAAAGCGATGCTCGACGTACCCGATGTCACTGCGCGCTTCTCGGGTGCGACGTTCAACGAGTTCGTCATCCGCGTCCCGGGCAGCGCCGCCGAAACGCTCGAGGCGTTACGGCGTAAGCGCGTTTTGGGCGGCCTTGATCTCGGACGCTTCTATCCCGAGCTCGACGACTGCATTCTCACGACCGCAACCGAGCTCACGACGCAAGCTGACATCGATGCATTGCAGGCTGGTCTGCGCAGCGTTGTCCCAACCTTGAGAAAGAAAGAGCTTGCCGCAGCTCGCTGATGCGCTCGACGCGCCCCTGATCTTCGAGCAAGGCCAATCCGGCCGCGCGAACCCGTACGTTCCGCATCACGCGGAAAATGCGGACGCATACTTGCCCCGCGAAGTCTTGCGTTGCGAACTCCCGCTACCCGACAACACCGAACTCGACGTCGTGCGCCACTTCACGCGGCTCTCGCAGCGCACGTTCGGCATCGACATCGGCTTCTATCCGCTCGGGTCGTGCACGATGAAGTACAACCCGCGCATCAACGACGCGATGGCGAACCTGCCGGGTCTGCGCGATCTGCACCCGTTTGCGCCCGACGAGCTGGCGCAAGGCGCGCTCGCCGTCATGTGGGAGCTCGAACGCAGCTTGAGCTCGTTATTCGGAATGGCCGCGTTCTCGCTCAATCCTGCGGCCGGCGCGCACGGTGAACTGGCTGCGCTGTTGATCTCGAAGGCCTATTTTCGCAAACGTGGCGAGCGCGAACGCACGACGGTGATCGTCCCCGACACCGCGCACGGCACGAATCCGGCCTCGGCTGCAATGGTCGGTTACAAAGTCGTCTCGCTCGAATCGGACAAGCGGGGGCGCGTCGATCCGGAAACGTTGCGCAAGGTCGTCGGATCCGATACGGCCGTGTGCATGATGACGAATCCGAACACGCTCGGTCTGTTCGAAGATCGTATCAAAGAGATTGCCGAGATCGTGCACGCTGCGGGCGGCCTCATGTACTACGACGGCGCCAACGCCAATGCGCTGATGGGGAACGCGCGCCCGGGCGACATGGGCTTCGATCTCATGCATCTCAACCTGCACAAGACGTTCTCGATTCCACACGGCGGCGGCGGTGCGGGTGCGGGTCCGCTGGGTGTCGCCAAGCACCTCGTCGATTTCTTGCCGACGCCGGTCGTGCGCGAGCGCGACGGCGTCTTCGCGCTCGACTTCGACGTGCCGTCGACGATCGGTCCGATGCGCTCGTTCTGGTCGAACTTCGCGCACATGGTCCGGGCGCTCGCGTACGTCAACGCGAACGGCGCCGAAGGGTTGACGCGCGTCTCGCAGCTGGCCGTCCTGAATGCGAACTACATTCGTGCCAAGATCCGCGACGTGATCGAGACGCCGTACGATGAGCCGTGCAGGCACGAGTTCGTCGCCAGCGCGCAGACGCTCAAGCGTGAAACCGGCGTGCGCGCACTCGACATCGCAAAAGCATTGCTCGATCGCGGCTACATGGCGCCGACGATTTATTTTCCTCTGCTCGTTCCCGAGTGTTTGATGATCGAGCCGACGGAAACCGAATCAAAAGAAACGTTGGATGAATTCATCGCCGTATTTCGCGACATCATCGCGCAAGCGCATGCAAATCCGCAAGAAATACTTGCTGCTCCGCAACACACCGTTGTTGGCCGCGTTGATGAAACGAAAGCAGCGCGCGAACCGAACCTTCGTTGGAGCGATGGTAGCGTAGCTTAGAGAGGCAAGCGAGCAAGTCAAGCAACCGAAATTTTGAAAAAAGGTTGCTCCTCGACCTGTTGCTTCTTGGTCCCGGTTGCTACAATAGATGCAACCGGCGGAGCTCGCGAGGGCTCCGCTTTCGCACCCTTCGACGGGAAATAAGAACTCCGATCATGCGCATTAAGTATGAGGTCTCGGCCGGTGGTTTGATGCTCCGGCGAAGAGGCGGAACGATCGATGCATTGCTCATCGGTCGTGGACATCCGCGCATTTGGTCATTGCCTAAAGGGCACGTCGAAGCGCGCGAGACGCACGAGCAAGCCGCCATCCGCGAAGTGCGTGAAGAGACCGGCTGCTGGGGCGAGGTCCTTGGCAAGCTCTCGGATATCTCGTACTGGTTTTACATGAACCGCAGCAAGCACAAGAAGTCCGTTCACTTCTTTTTGATGCGCTATCTCTCGGGCGACACGATGAATCACGACCATGAGGTCGACGACGCAGCGTGGTTTGAGGTCCGGGCGGCGAAGAAAGCGCTCAAGTACGTCAACGAGAAGCGCCTGATCGACCTGGGAATGGAATACCTTGAAGCCCATCCCGACGCGATCGGCGACCGTGAAGACGTCGAGTACGTGAATCCGGCGAGGGAAAGCCCCGCGAGTTGAGTGTTATCCCGGCGCAAGAACGCGCTTGCGTAGTCAGCTTCCAAAACGTCTTTGACGGCCCGCTCGATCTCTTGTTGACGCTCGTCAAAGAACAAGAGCTCGACATCGCGACCGTTCCTTTGGCAATTGTCGCCGATCAGTACTTCGCGTACGTCTCGGGGATGGAAGAGCTGGACATCGAGCTGGTCGCCGAGTACCTCGTTATCGCCGCGACGCTCGTCTTTCTCAAGTCGCGCTCGCTCTTGCCGCCGATCCCGACAGAATTCGTCACCGACGGCGACGAGTCACCCGAGATGCTTGAAGAGCGTCTGCGTCAGCGGCTCATCACGTACTCGAAGTATCGCGAAGCCGGCGACGAGCTGCGGCGCTTTCTCGCCGAAGCGCAAGGCCACTACTATCGCGACGGTGGCGATTCGACGAGCGAGCTGCGCCAGCGCTATGCCATCGTCCCCGACAAGCTCGGTCTCGCGCTGATGGCGGCGCTGCGTTCGGCCAAGGACGACAAACGCACGATCGTGCGCGATCGCTTCACGGTCGCCGAGCAGATGCAACACGTGCTCGCGACGATACGCCGCGACGGCACGGCGATGTTTTCGAAGCTGGTTACGGAACTCGACCGCTCCGGGATCATCGTAACGTTCTTGGCTGTGCTCGAACTCATTCGGCGCGGCCGCCTCGGGTACGACCAGCCCGAAAGTTTCGCGGACATTCGACTCTTCACGATCGCTTCCGTACCGGCGGTTACCTAGATGCAAACTGAACTCATTGAAACCGGCGAGCTGCGCCGGCAAATCGAAGCCCTCTTATTCGTCGCGTCCGAAGCGCTCTCGATCAAGAAGATCGCGCACTTATGCGAAGCGGAAGAGATGGATGTAACGACGGCGCTTGCGGAGATCGAAGGCGATTACGCCGAGCGCGGAATCGTCGTGCGGAAAATTGCAGGCGGCTATCGTTTCGCAACCGCACCCTCGACGCGTCAAGTCGTTGAGACATATTTGCTGCCGCCGAAAACGACGCTCTCGCCTGCGGCGCTCGAGTCGCTTGCTATCGTTGCCTACAACGAACACCTCGAAGGCATGCCGACGACCAAAGCCGACATCGAGTCGGTTCGCGGCGTCAGCGCCGACTCGGTTGTGCAGACGTTGATTGAACGCGGCTTCATTGAGGAAAGCGGGCGCAAAGAAGTGCCTGGTCGCCCGATTCTTTACAAAACCACGCCTGAGTTCTTGGAGGCCTTTGGCCTCCTTTCGCTGGACGAGTTACCGAAGATCGATTTTGGGTCCCAGGTACCGGAGCTCTCTCTTCCGATACGCAGTCCCGAACCTTCGCCAACATAGCTGCGCATGATCGAAACCAACAATCCGTTCGACCAGCTAGCGGCTGAGTACGATGTGTACCGCAGCGGGTATTCGCGTGCGCTTTTCGACATTCTCGAAGAATACGGATTCAAGCCCGGGCTCAACGTGCTCGACATTGCGTGCGGCACAGGCCTTGCGTCGGAGTCGTTGGCAAAACGCGGTCTGAAGATTACGGGCCTCGATAATTCGGAAGCGATGCTCGAGAAGGCGCGCATTCGTTTGAAGGATGCCGGGCTCGTTCTGGGCGACGCAGAAAAACTTCCGTTTCCGGACCGCAGCTTCGATGCAATCGTCTGCGCGCAAGCGATCCACTGGATGGATCAATCCAAAGCGCTTGCTGAGATGACGCGCGTTACGGCAGCGGGTGGACGCGTCGCGATTTGGGTGAAGAAGATGGTAAGCGACGAGACGCTGCTCACATTGCGCGAAGATGCGGCGCGCGCGGTCGGCGTCGAACCGCCGGAAGACATCATGGCCAAGGGTTTTCGTGCTTTCTATCAGCACCCGTTCAAGCAGCGTCATCTGCGCGTCATTCCGTACGTCATCATGACCGACATCGACAAGTGGCTCGGCTACGAGCGCACACGCGCGCGCAAGAGTCATTACGGCGCGAAATTCGACCGCTATCTGGAAGCGCTCGAAAAGACGATGCGCGAGATGGCGGACGGTAAACCGTTTCAGGTTCGCTACTCGCAGTTTCTGTACGTCGGCGAGGTTTGAGGCTCGGCTTTCACGTCGGCGTCTCGCGTGGATACGCCGAGACGGTCGCGTACGCAAAGCGCGTCGGTTGCACGGCGCTGCAGTTCTTCAGCGGGAACCCGAAGACGTACCGCGTCGCGCCGATCGACACGCCGGCGCTCGAATGCTTCATCGAGCTGCGCCGCGAGAACGATCTCACGCCGGCGGTCATCCACACGTCGTATCTGATCAATCTCGCAAGCGAAGATGCGAATGCCGCTAAGAACTCGCTGCGCTTGCTCGAGAACGATCTGGCCTTCGCGGCTGTGGGCGAGGTGGCGTACGTCAACACGCATCTCGGCTCGTACGGCGAGGGCGACCGCAAAGCCGGATTCATGCGCGTCTGCAAAGCGCTCGAGAAAGCGCTTGCCGGCATTAAGCCCGGCGTGATGCTCGTGCTGGAGAACTCTGCGGGAGCCGGGCAGCTCTGCGGCGGGACGCTCGAAGAGCTCGGTGAGTTCGTGCGCACGCTCGATCATCCGCAGCTCGGAGTCTGTTTGGATACGGCGCATTCTTGGGCGGCTGGCTACGCCATCAACACCAAGGACGGCGTCGACCAGTTTTTCGCGCAAGCCGACAGCGAGATCGGCATGGACCGGATACCGATGTTCCACTTCAACGATACGCAAATTCCGCTGGGCGGTCATCGCGACCGGCATTGGCACATCGGCGAAGGAAACATCGGGTTCGACGGCTTTCGCGCGCTGCTCATGCATCCCGAAGTTCGTGAGAAGACGGCGATTCTCGAAACACCGGGCGAAGAAGCCGATGACGCGCGCAACATGCAAACGATCCAAGCCATCCTCAAAGGCGCCACTCTGTCATCCCGAGCGTAGCGCCGAAGGCGCGTAGTCGAGGGACCGCGACAATCGCCGCGAAGTGCGCGGCATGTTGAATCGGCGAGTTTTTATCGGCGCGACGGCGTCTGCAATCGCGGTCACGGGCGCGCCCGCGTTTTCCTTAGAAGAAAAACTAACGATCGGTATGGGCGGCATCGGACCGAGCCGGTTCCATCCATCGTTCGTCAAAGACGTCGGCTTACTGACCGATCTCAACAGTACGAATCAAGGCGCTCCGTACTGGAACCTTGACACGTACATCACTCCGGTCTCGGAATTCTATATTCGTAACGCGTTTCCAACGCCGCGTCCCGAGCTCGACAAGCGTGTCGATCCGCGCTTCTGGAAATTGAAGATTCACGGCGACGCCGTCGAGCGCGAGATGACGATCTCGTACGAAGATCTGCTGAAGATGCCGTCACGTTCGATGATGTCCGTGATGCAATGCACCGGCAACGGTCGCACGCTGTTCTGGGAACAGGAAGACATGCTCAGCGATCCCACCAAGGTGACCGGCAACGGCTGGGGACTTGGTGGCGTCGGAATGGGCGAGTGGGAATACGTACCGATGAGCTACATTCTCGATCTCGTCGGACTCAAGCCGAATGCCAAAGCGTGTTTGTTTTGGTCCGGCGTCGACGGCAAGACGCCGAATACAGAATCCGACACCGGCAGGCCGATTCCGATAAGCGAGCTGCACGATCGTCCGAACGAGATCGGTCTCGCGTTCAAGCTCAACGGCATGCCGTTGCCGGCCGATCACGGAGCACCCGTGCGCGCGTTTGTGCCCGGATGGTGTGGTGGTGCGTCGACAAAATGGCTCACTGAGATCAAAATTGCGTCGCACGATTTTTGGGTGCGCCTGAATACGACGGATCACACGCTGATTGGCCCCGATTATCCGCCGCCCGTTGCCGCGCCAAACGATGAATTCCGGTTCATCCGGCCGGATCAATTGCTCGGACAGCCCGTCACGTGGCAGATGGGGCGCTCGTTACTCGTCCTCCCGCTTACGCTGCGCAAATCGCCGGACATCCCCGAAAACTATCCGCTCGCGCGCGGTGAGCGGCCCGTGATGAAAGCCGGGCCGCAAACATTGCGCGGCTACGCATGGGCGCCGAACGCAGGCGTGCGGCAAGTCGACGTCCGCATCAACGGCGGCAGTTGGCAATCGACACGCCTCACCGACGTGCAGCCGAACCGCTATAGTTGGACGCGTTTCGAGTTTGCGTTCAATCCGGCGCCCGGCGACTATGTCATCGAAACGCGCACCACGGATCGCAAAGGAAACATGCAGCCGGCGAGCGTGCCGTTCAACAAGGGCGGCTACAATTTCTTCGCGATCCCGAAGTTCGATATTCGTTTTACCTGACCCATGCGCATATCGATCAACCGCGACTTACCGCTCGGAGAAGAACCGAACAAAGGCCACAATCGCTGGCATCCGGATATTCCGGCGATCGCAACGGTGCAGCCGGGCGACAGCATCGCGATCGAGACGCGCGACGCGCTGAACGGTCAAGTCAAGCCCGGCATGACCGGCGCCGACATCGAGCACTTCGCGGTGAACGTTG of the Candidatus Baltobacteraceae bacterium genome contains:
- the gcvPA gene encoding aminomethyl-transferring glycine dehydrogenase subunit GcvPA, translated to MSYTPHTPSDIRAMLEAVGAKDLAELVKVPDDVALRAKLELSPALSESEIACKFTALAARNDAPNYASFLGAGVYRHYVPPVIGALAMRGEFLTAYTPYQAEVSQGYLQAIYEWQTYICLLTGMDLANASVYDGATALAEGAIMAVNATGRQALLVSKAVHPNYRAVLGTYCDGLEVEIDELEYLPSGTTDFTNLNDKLAGGKYAAVIVQSPNFFGAIDTFPKNTADAVKIGVVAEPLSLAVLSTPRDWGADICVGEAQSFGIAAAYGGPHVGFIACTKEHMRRIPGRLVGRTVDNAGRNAYVLTLQAREQHIRRERATSNICTNQAHCALIATIYLAAMGATGLRDCALENLRLAQATRKAMLDVPDVTARFSGATFNEFVIRVPGSAAETLEALRRKRVLGGLDLGRFYPELDDCILTTATELTTQADIDALQAGLRSVVPTLRKKELAAAR
- the gcvPB gene encoding aminomethyl-transferring glycine dehydrogenase subunit GcvPB, whose amino-acid sequence is MPQLADALDAPLIFEQGQSGRANPYVPHHAENADAYLPREVLRCELPLPDNTELDVVRHFTRLSQRTFGIDIGFYPLGSCTMKYNPRINDAMANLPGLRDLHPFAPDELAQGALAVMWELERSLSSLFGMAAFSLNPAAGAHGELAALLISKAYFRKRGERERTTVIVPDTAHGTNPASAAMVGYKVVSLESDKRGRVDPETLRKVVGSDTAVCMMTNPNTLGLFEDRIKEIAEIVHAAGGLMYYDGANANALMGNARPGDMGFDLMHLNLHKTFSIPHGGGGAGAGPLGVAKHLVDFLPTPVVRERDGVFALDFDVPSTIGPMRSFWSNFAHMVRALAYVNANGAEGLTRVSQLAVLNANYIRAKIRDVIETPYDEPCRHEFVASAQTLKRETGVRALDIAKALLDRGYMAPTIYFPLLVPECLMIEPTETESKETLDEFIAVFRDIIAQAHANPQEILAAPQHTVVGRVDETKAAREPNLRWSDGSVA
- a CDS encoding NUDIX hydrolase translates to MRIKYEVSAGGLMLRRRGGTIDALLIGRGHPRIWSLPKGHVEARETHEQAAIREVREETGCWGEVLGKLSDISYWFYMNRSKHKKSVHFFLMRYLSGDTMNHDHEVDDAAWFEVRAAKKALKYVNEKRLIDLGMEYLEAHPDAIGDREDVEYVNPARESPAS
- a CDS encoding segregation/condensation protein A, whose protein sequence is MSVIPAQERACVVSFQNVFDGPLDLLLTLVKEQELDIATVPLAIVADQYFAYVSGMEELDIELVAEYLVIAATLVFLKSRSLLPPIPTEFVTDGDESPEMLEERLRQRLITYSKYREAGDELRRFLAEAQGHYYRDGGDSTSELRQRYAIVPDKLGLALMAALRSAKDDKRTIVRDRFTVAEQMQHVLATIRRDGTAMFSKLVTELDRSGIIVTFLAVLELIRRGRLGYDQPESFADIRLFTIASVPAVT
- the scpB gene encoding SMC-Scp complex subunit ScpB, with the translated sequence MQTELIETGELRRQIEALLFVASEALSIKKIAHLCEAEEMDVTTALAEIEGDYAERGIVVRKIAGGYRFATAPSTRQVVETYLLPPKTTLSPAALESLAIVAYNEHLEGMPTTKADIESVRGVSADSVVQTLIERGFIEESGRKEVPGRPILYKTTPEFLEAFGLLSLDELPKIDFGSQVPELSLPIRSPEPSPT
- a CDS encoding class I SAM-dependent methyltransferase; this encodes MIETNNPFDQLAAEYDVYRSGYSRALFDILEEYGFKPGLNVLDIACGTGLASESLAKRGLKITGLDNSEAMLEKARIRLKDAGLVLGDAEKLPFPDRSFDAIVCAQAIHWMDQSKALAEMTRVTAAGGRVAIWVKKMVSDETLLTLREDAARAVGVEPPEDIMAKGFRAFYQHPFKQRHLRVIPYVIMTDIDKWLGYERTRARKSHYGAKFDRYLEALEKTMREMADGKPFQVRYSQFLYVGEV
- a CDS encoding deoxyribonuclease IV, which codes for MRLGFHVGVSRGYAETVAYAKRVGCTALQFFSGNPKTYRVAPIDTPALECFIELRRENDLTPAVIHTSYLINLASEDANAAKNSLRLLENDLAFAAVGEVAYVNTHLGSYGEGDRKAGFMRVCKALEKALAGIKPGVMLVLENSAGAGQLCGGTLEELGEFVRTLDHPQLGVCLDTAHSWAAGYAINTKDGVDQFFAQADSEIGMDRIPMFHFNDTQIPLGGHRDRHWHIGEGNIGFDGFRALLMHPEVREKTAILETPGEEADDARNMQTIQAILKGATLSSRA
- a CDS encoding molybdopterin-dependent oxidoreductase, producing MLNRRVFIGATASAIAVTGAPAFSLEEKLTIGMGGIGPSRFHPSFVKDVGLLTDLNSTNQGAPYWNLDTYITPVSEFYIRNAFPTPRPELDKRVDPRFWKLKIHGDAVEREMTISYEDLLKMPSRSMMSVMQCTGNGRTLFWEQEDMLSDPTKVTGNGWGLGGVGMGEWEYVPMSYILDLVGLKPNAKACLFWSGVDGKTPNTESDTGRPIPISELHDRPNEIGLAFKLNGMPLPADHGAPVRAFVPGWCGGASTKWLTEIKIASHDFWVRLNTTDHTLIGPDYPPPVAAPNDEFRFIRPDQLLGQPVTWQMGRSLLVLPLTLRKSPDIPENYPLARGERPVMKAGPQTLRGYAWAPNAGVRQVDVRINGGSWQSTRLTDVQPNRYSWTRFEFAFNPAPGDYVIETRTTDRKGNMQPASVPFNKGGYNFFAIPKFDIRFT